The following proteins come from a genomic window of Mauremys mutica isolate MM-2020 ecotype Southern chromosome 7, ASM2049712v1, whole genome shotgun sequence:
- the IPPK gene encoding inositol-pentakisphosphate 2-kinase isoform X1, with protein MDAEKMDENEWKYHGEGNKSLVVSHSQRCVVLRFLKFSPNRNKAPEEILRHLQNIVDFGKHVMKQFFGEKYVHYGEVVQLPLDFVKQLCLKIQSERPESRCDKDLDTLSGYAMCLPNLTRLQTYHFVEHRPILCVEIKPKCGFIPFSSHVSQEIKHKVCRYCMHQHLKVANGKWKRLSKYCPLDLFSGNKQRMHFALKSLLQEAQNNLKIFKNGELIYGCKDDQDSLSDWNELACHLKPFFFPANGMVNGPHCTRTIIKELIHVITMTLLSSTDSCRAGNVKTVPISRGRSYCEASAFSKELVRNGKNKMESSGLPRGCLLYKTLQAQMLDMLDIEGLYPLYNRVEQYLEEFPEERSTSQIDGPYNEAFYEKLLDLSTEDDGTEAFAFTKVQQYRVAMTAKDCSIMISLSPCLQDECSAQRPVVLASKSRFTFSVSVLDLDLKPYESIPHQNKLDGKIVNYYLKNVQAKDDPMMSNLFKENEDCTLVLHKV; from the exons GCACCAGAGGAAATCTTACGCCACCTGCAAAACATAGTAGACTTTGGAAAACACGTCATGAAACAGTTTTTTGGGGAGAAATATGTTCATTATGGG GAAGTTGTTCAGCTACCTTTGGACTTTGTAAAACAGCTTTGTTTAAAGATCCAGTCTGAGAGGCCAG AGTCTCGCTGTGATAAAGACTTGGACACTCTTAGTGGCTATGCTATGTGCCTTCCTAACCTCACCAGGCTGCAGACCTATCATTTTGTGGAACACCGGCCAATCCTCTGTGTGGAGATCAAG CCGAAATGTGGGTTCATTCCTTTCTCTAGCCATGTTTCGCAGGAGATAAAGCACAAGGTGTGTCGTTATTGCATGCATCAGCACCTAAAG GTAGCAAATGGAAAATGGAAGCGATTGAGCAAATACTGTCCCCTAGATCTCTTCTCAGG AAATAAACAGAGAATGCACTTTGCCTTGAAAAGCTTATTACAGGAGGCacagaacaatttaaaaatatttaag AATGGTGAACTAATTTATGGCTGTAAGGATGATCAGGACTCTCTCTCTGACTGGAATGAACTTGCTTGTCACTTAAAAccattcttctttcctgcaaatgGGATGGTCAATGGACCACATTGTACAAGGACGATTATTAAAGAATTAATCCATGTAATAACAATGACTCTACTTAGTAGTACTGATTCCTGCAGGGCAGGTAACGTGAAGACGGTTCCCATTTCACGAGGAAGGAGCTACTGTGAAGCAAGTGCTTTCAGTAAGGAGCTGGTAAGAAATG gtaaaaataaaatggagagtTCTGGCTTACCACGGGGCTGTCTCCTTTATAAAACCCTTCAGGCTCAGATGCTGGACATGCTGGATATTGAGGGACTTTATCCTTTGTACAATAGAGTTGAACAGTACTTAGAGGAGTTTCCTGAGGAGAG AAGTACATCACAGATAGATGGACCTTACAATGAAGCATTTTATGAGAAACTTCTAGATCTTTCAACGGAAGATGATGGAACAGAAGCATTTGCGTTTACAAAG GTTCAGCAGTACAGAGTAGCAATGACAGCTAAGGACTGCTCCATCATGATTTCCCTTTCACCTTGTCTACAGGATGAATG CTCTGCTCAAAGGCCTGTCGTTCTGGCATCCAAATCCAGATTCACCTTTTCAGTTTCTGTCCTGGACCTAGATCTTAAGCCATATGAAAGCATTCCACATCAGAACAAACTTGATGGCAAGATAGTAAACTATTATTTGAAGAATGTACAGGCCAAAGATGATCCAATGATGTCAAATCTGTTCAAGGAGAATGAAGACTGCACATTAGTTCTCCATAAAGTGTAA
- the IPPK gene encoding inositol-pentakisphosphate 2-kinase isoform X8, translating to MKQFFGEKYVHYGEVVQLPLDFVKQLCLKIQSERPESRCDKDLDTLSGYAMCLPNLTRLQTYHFVEHRPILCVEIKPKCGFIPFSSHVSQEIKHKVCRYCMHQHLKVANGKWKRLSKYCPLDLFSGNKQRMHFALKSLLQEAQNNLKIFKNGELIYGCKDDQDSLSDWNELACHLKPFFFPANGMVNGPHCTRTIIKELIHVITMTLLSSTDSCRAGNVKTVPISRGRSYCEASAFSKELVRNGKNKMESSGLPRGCLLYKTLQAQMLDMLDIEGLYPLYNRVEQYLEEFPEERSTSQIDGPYNEAFYEKLLDLSTEDDGTEAFAFTKVQQYRVAMTAKDCSIMISLSPCLQDECSAQRPVVLASKSRFTFSVSVLDLDLKPYESIPHQNKLDGKIVNYYLKNVQAKDDPMMSNLFKENEDCTLVLHKV from the exons ATGAAACAGTTTTTTGGGGAGAAATATGTTCATTATGGG GAAGTTGTTCAGCTACCTTTGGACTTTGTAAAACAGCTTTGTTTAAAGATCCAGTCTGAGAGGCCAG AGTCTCGCTGTGATAAAGACTTGGACACTCTTAGTGGCTATGCTATGTGCCTTCCTAACCTCACCAGGCTGCAGACCTATCATTTTGTGGAACACCGGCCAATCCTCTGTGTGGAGATCAAG CCGAAATGTGGGTTCATTCCTTTCTCTAGCCATGTTTCGCAGGAGATAAAGCACAAGGTGTGTCGTTATTGCATGCATCAGCACCTAAAG GTAGCAAATGGAAAATGGAAGCGATTGAGCAAATACTGTCCCCTAGATCTCTTCTCAGG AAATAAACAGAGAATGCACTTTGCCTTGAAAAGCTTATTACAGGAGGCacagaacaatttaaaaatatttaag AATGGTGAACTAATTTATGGCTGTAAGGATGATCAGGACTCTCTCTCTGACTGGAATGAACTTGCTTGTCACTTAAAAccattcttctttcctgcaaatgGGATGGTCAATGGACCACATTGTACAAGGACGATTATTAAAGAATTAATCCATGTAATAACAATGACTCTACTTAGTAGTACTGATTCCTGCAGGGCAGGTAACGTGAAGACGGTTCCCATTTCACGAGGAAGGAGCTACTGTGAAGCAAGTGCTTTCAGTAAGGAGCTGGTAAGAAATG gtaaaaataaaatggagagtTCTGGCTTACCACGGGGCTGTCTCCTTTATAAAACCCTTCAGGCTCAGATGCTGGACATGCTGGATATTGAGGGACTTTATCCTTTGTACAATAGAGTTGAACAGTACTTAGAGGAGTTTCCTGAGGAGAG AAGTACATCACAGATAGATGGACCTTACAATGAAGCATTTTATGAGAAACTTCTAGATCTTTCAACGGAAGATGATGGAACAGAAGCATTTGCGTTTACAAAG GTTCAGCAGTACAGAGTAGCAATGACAGCTAAGGACTGCTCCATCATGATTTCCCTTTCACCTTGTCTACAGGATGAATG CTCTGCTCAAAGGCCTGTCGTTCTGGCATCCAAATCCAGATTCACCTTTTCAGTTTCTGTCCTGGACCTAGATCTTAAGCCATATGAAAGCATTCCACATCAGAACAAACTTGATGGCAAGATAGTAAACTATTATTTGAAGAATGTACAGGCCAAAGATGATCCAATGATGTCAAATCTGTTCAAGGAGAATGAAGACTGCACATTAGTTCTCCATAAAGTGTAA
- the IPPK gene encoding inositol-pentakisphosphate 2-kinase isoform X2 — protein sequence MDAEKMDENEWKYHGEGNKSLVVSHSQAPEEILRHLQNIVDFGKHVMKQFFGEKYVHYGEVVQLPLDFVKQLCLKIQSERPESRCDKDLDTLSGYAMCLPNLTRLQTYHFVEHRPILCVEIKPKCGFIPFSSHVSQEIKHKVCRYCMHQHLKVANGKWKRLSKYCPLDLFSGNKQRMHFALKSLLQEAQNNLKIFKNGELIYGCKDDQDSLSDWNELACHLKPFFFPANGMVNGPHCTRTIIKELIHVITMTLLSSTDSCRAGNVKTVPISRGRSYCEASAFSKELVRNGKNKMESSGLPRGCLLYKTLQAQMLDMLDIEGLYPLYNRVEQYLEEFPEERSTSQIDGPYNEAFYEKLLDLSTEDDGTEAFAFTKVQQYRVAMTAKDCSIMISLSPCLQDECSAQRPVVLASKSRFTFSVSVLDLDLKPYESIPHQNKLDGKIVNYYLKNVQAKDDPMMSNLFKENEDCTLVLHKV from the exons GCACCAGAGGAAATCTTACGCCACCTGCAAAACATAGTAGACTTTGGAAAACACGTCATGAAACAGTTTTTTGGGGAGAAATATGTTCATTATGGG GAAGTTGTTCAGCTACCTTTGGACTTTGTAAAACAGCTTTGTTTAAAGATCCAGTCTGAGAGGCCAG AGTCTCGCTGTGATAAAGACTTGGACACTCTTAGTGGCTATGCTATGTGCCTTCCTAACCTCACCAGGCTGCAGACCTATCATTTTGTGGAACACCGGCCAATCCTCTGTGTGGAGATCAAG CCGAAATGTGGGTTCATTCCTTTCTCTAGCCATGTTTCGCAGGAGATAAAGCACAAGGTGTGTCGTTATTGCATGCATCAGCACCTAAAG GTAGCAAATGGAAAATGGAAGCGATTGAGCAAATACTGTCCCCTAGATCTCTTCTCAGG AAATAAACAGAGAATGCACTTTGCCTTGAAAAGCTTATTACAGGAGGCacagaacaatttaaaaatatttaag AATGGTGAACTAATTTATGGCTGTAAGGATGATCAGGACTCTCTCTCTGACTGGAATGAACTTGCTTGTCACTTAAAAccattcttctttcctgcaaatgGGATGGTCAATGGACCACATTGTACAAGGACGATTATTAAAGAATTAATCCATGTAATAACAATGACTCTACTTAGTAGTACTGATTCCTGCAGGGCAGGTAACGTGAAGACGGTTCCCATTTCACGAGGAAGGAGCTACTGTGAAGCAAGTGCTTTCAGTAAGGAGCTGGTAAGAAATG gtaaaaataaaatggagagtTCTGGCTTACCACGGGGCTGTCTCCTTTATAAAACCCTTCAGGCTCAGATGCTGGACATGCTGGATATTGAGGGACTTTATCCTTTGTACAATAGAGTTGAACAGTACTTAGAGGAGTTTCCTGAGGAGAG AAGTACATCACAGATAGATGGACCTTACAATGAAGCATTTTATGAGAAACTTCTAGATCTTTCAACGGAAGATGATGGAACAGAAGCATTTGCGTTTACAAAG GTTCAGCAGTACAGAGTAGCAATGACAGCTAAGGACTGCTCCATCATGATTTCCCTTTCACCTTGTCTACAGGATGAATG CTCTGCTCAAAGGCCTGTCGTTCTGGCATCCAAATCCAGATTCACCTTTTCAGTTTCTGTCCTGGACCTAGATCTTAAGCCATATGAAAGCATTCCACATCAGAACAAACTTGATGGCAAGATAGTAAACTATTATTTGAAGAATGTACAGGCCAAAGATGATCCAATGATGTCAAATCTGTTCAAGGAGAATGAAGACTGCACATTAGTTCTCCATAAAGTGTAA
- the IPPK gene encoding inositol-pentakisphosphate 2-kinase isoform X4, with protein MEDYFAPEEILRHLQNIVDFGKHVMKQFFGEKYVHYGEVVQLPLDFVKQLCLKIQSERPESRCDKDLDTLSGYAMCLPNLTRLQTYHFVEHRPILCVEIKPKCGFIPFSSHVSQEIKHKVCRYCMHQHLKVANGKWKRLSKYCPLDLFSGNKQRMHFALKSLLQEAQNNLKIFKNGELIYGCKDDQDSLSDWNELACHLKPFFFPANGMVNGPHCTRTIIKELIHVITMTLLSSTDSCRAGNVKTVPISRGRSYCEASAFSKELVRNGKNKMESSGLPRGCLLYKTLQAQMLDMLDIEGLYPLYNRVEQYLEEFPEERSTSQIDGPYNEAFYEKLLDLSTEDDGTEAFAFTKVQQYRVAMTAKDCSIMISLSPCLQDECSAQRPVVLASKSRFTFSVSVLDLDLKPYESIPHQNKLDGKIVNYYLKNVQAKDDPMMSNLFKENEDCTLVLHKV; from the exons GCACCAGAGGAAATCTTACGCCACCTGCAAAACATAGTAGACTTTGGAAAACACGTCATGAAACAGTTTTTTGGGGAGAAATATGTTCATTATGGG GAAGTTGTTCAGCTACCTTTGGACTTTGTAAAACAGCTTTGTTTAAAGATCCAGTCTGAGAGGCCAG AGTCTCGCTGTGATAAAGACTTGGACACTCTTAGTGGCTATGCTATGTGCCTTCCTAACCTCACCAGGCTGCAGACCTATCATTTTGTGGAACACCGGCCAATCCTCTGTGTGGAGATCAAG CCGAAATGTGGGTTCATTCCTTTCTCTAGCCATGTTTCGCAGGAGATAAAGCACAAGGTGTGTCGTTATTGCATGCATCAGCACCTAAAG GTAGCAAATGGAAAATGGAAGCGATTGAGCAAATACTGTCCCCTAGATCTCTTCTCAGG AAATAAACAGAGAATGCACTTTGCCTTGAAAAGCTTATTACAGGAGGCacagaacaatttaaaaatatttaag AATGGTGAACTAATTTATGGCTGTAAGGATGATCAGGACTCTCTCTCTGACTGGAATGAACTTGCTTGTCACTTAAAAccattcttctttcctgcaaatgGGATGGTCAATGGACCACATTGTACAAGGACGATTATTAAAGAATTAATCCATGTAATAACAATGACTCTACTTAGTAGTACTGATTCCTGCAGGGCAGGTAACGTGAAGACGGTTCCCATTTCACGAGGAAGGAGCTACTGTGAAGCAAGTGCTTTCAGTAAGGAGCTGGTAAGAAATG gtaaaaataaaatggagagtTCTGGCTTACCACGGGGCTGTCTCCTTTATAAAACCCTTCAGGCTCAGATGCTGGACATGCTGGATATTGAGGGACTTTATCCTTTGTACAATAGAGTTGAACAGTACTTAGAGGAGTTTCCTGAGGAGAG AAGTACATCACAGATAGATGGACCTTACAATGAAGCATTTTATGAGAAACTTCTAGATCTTTCAACGGAAGATGATGGAACAGAAGCATTTGCGTTTACAAAG GTTCAGCAGTACAGAGTAGCAATGACAGCTAAGGACTGCTCCATCATGATTTCCCTTTCACCTTGTCTACAGGATGAATG CTCTGCTCAAAGGCCTGTCGTTCTGGCATCCAAATCCAGATTCACCTTTTCAGTTTCTGTCCTGGACCTAGATCTTAAGCCATATGAAAGCATTCCACATCAGAACAAACTTGATGGCAAGATAGTAAACTATTATTTGAAGAATGTACAGGCCAAAGATGATCCAATGATGTCAAATCTGTTCAAGGAGAATGAAGACTGCACATTAGTTCTCCATAAAGTGTAA
- the IPPK gene encoding inositol-pentakisphosphate 2-kinase isoform X5 — MAPEEILRHLQNIVDFGKHVMKQFFGEKYVHYGEVVQLPLDFVKQLCLKIQSERPESRCDKDLDTLSGYAMCLPNLTRLQTYHFVEHRPILCVEIKPKCGFIPFSSHVSQEIKHKVCRYCMHQHLKVANGKWKRLSKYCPLDLFSGNKQRMHFALKSLLQEAQNNLKIFKNGELIYGCKDDQDSLSDWNELACHLKPFFFPANGMVNGPHCTRTIIKELIHVITMTLLSSTDSCRAGNVKTVPISRGRSYCEASAFSKELVRNGKNKMESSGLPRGCLLYKTLQAQMLDMLDIEGLYPLYNRVEQYLEEFPEERSTSQIDGPYNEAFYEKLLDLSTEDDGTEAFAFTKVQQYRVAMTAKDCSIMISLSPCLQDECSAQRPVVLASKSRFTFSVSVLDLDLKPYESIPHQNKLDGKIVNYYLKNVQAKDDPMMSNLFKENEDCTLVLHKV; from the exons GCACCAGAGGAAATCTTACGCCACCTGCAAAACATAGTAGACTTTGGAAAACACGTCATGAAACAGTTTTTTGGGGAGAAATATGTTCATTATGGG GAAGTTGTTCAGCTACCTTTGGACTTTGTAAAACAGCTTTGTTTAAAGATCCAGTCTGAGAGGCCAG AGTCTCGCTGTGATAAAGACTTGGACACTCTTAGTGGCTATGCTATGTGCCTTCCTAACCTCACCAGGCTGCAGACCTATCATTTTGTGGAACACCGGCCAATCCTCTGTGTGGAGATCAAG CCGAAATGTGGGTTCATTCCTTTCTCTAGCCATGTTTCGCAGGAGATAAAGCACAAGGTGTGTCGTTATTGCATGCATCAGCACCTAAAG GTAGCAAATGGAAAATGGAAGCGATTGAGCAAATACTGTCCCCTAGATCTCTTCTCAGG AAATAAACAGAGAATGCACTTTGCCTTGAAAAGCTTATTACAGGAGGCacagaacaatttaaaaatatttaag AATGGTGAACTAATTTATGGCTGTAAGGATGATCAGGACTCTCTCTCTGACTGGAATGAACTTGCTTGTCACTTAAAAccattcttctttcctgcaaatgGGATGGTCAATGGACCACATTGTACAAGGACGATTATTAAAGAATTAATCCATGTAATAACAATGACTCTACTTAGTAGTACTGATTCCTGCAGGGCAGGTAACGTGAAGACGGTTCCCATTTCACGAGGAAGGAGCTACTGTGAAGCAAGTGCTTTCAGTAAGGAGCTGGTAAGAAATG gtaaaaataaaatggagagtTCTGGCTTACCACGGGGCTGTCTCCTTTATAAAACCCTTCAGGCTCAGATGCTGGACATGCTGGATATTGAGGGACTTTATCCTTTGTACAATAGAGTTGAACAGTACTTAGAGGAGTTTCCTGAGGAGAG AAGTACATCACAGATAGATGGACCTTACAATGAAGCATTTTATGAGAAACTTCTAGATCTTTCAACGGAAGATGATGGAACAGAAGCATTTGCGTTTACAAAG GTTCAGCAGTACAGAGTAGCAATGACAGCTAAGGACTGCTCCATCATGATTTCCCTTTCACCTTGTCTACAGGATGAATG CTCTGCTCAAAGGCCTGTCGTTCTGGCATCCAAATCCAGATTCACCTTTTCAGTTTCTGTCCTGGACCTAGATCTTAAGCCATATGAAAGCATTCCACATCAGAACAAACTTGATGGCAAGATAGTAAACTATTATTTGAAGAATGTACAGGCCAAAGATGATCCAATGATGTCAAATCTGTTCAAGGAGAATGAAGACTGCACATTAGTTCTCCATAAAGTGTAA
- the IPPK gene encoding inositol-pentakisphosphate 2-kinase isoform X6 yields MDAEKMDENEWKYHGEGNKSLVVSHSQEVVQLPLDFVKQLCLKIQSERPESRCDKDLDTLSGYAMCLPNLTRLQTYHFVEHRPILCVEIKPKCGFIPFSSHVSQEIKHKVCRYCMHQHLKVANGKWKRLSKYCPLDLFSGNKQRMHFALKSLLQEAQNNLKIFKNGELIYGCKDDQDSLSDWNELACHLKPFFFPANGMVNGPHCTRTIIKELIHVITMTLLSSTDSCRAGNVKTVPISRGRSYCEASAFSKELVRNGKNKMESSGLPRGCLLYKTLQAQMLDMLDIEGLYPLYNRVEQYLEEFPEERSTSQIDGPYNEAFYEKLLDLSTEDDGTEAFAFTKVQQYRVAMTAKDCSIMISLSPCLQDECSAQRPVVLASKSRFTFSVSVLDLDLKPYESIPHQNKLDGKIVNYYLKNVQAKDDPMMSNLFKENEDCTLVLHKV; encoded by the exons GAAGTTGTTCAGCTACCTTTGGACTTTGTAAAACAGCTTTGTTTAAAGATCCAGTCTGAGAGGCCAG AGTCTCGCTGTGATAAAGACTTGGACACTCTTAGTGGCTATGCTATGTGCCTTCCTAACCTCACCAGGCTGCAGACCTATCATTTTGTGGAACACCGGCCAATCCTCTGTGTGGAGATCAAG CCGAAATGTGGGTTCATTCCTTTCTCTAGCCATGTTTCGCAGGAGATAAAGCACAAGGTGTGTCGTTATTGCATGCATCAGCACCTAAAG GTAGCAAATGGAAAATGGAAGCGATTGAGCAAATACTGTCCCCTAGATCTCTTCTCAGG AAATAAACAGAGAATGCACTTTGCCTTGAAAAGCTTATTACAGGAGGCacagaacaatttaaaaatatttaag AATGGTGAACTAATTTATGGCTGTAAGGATGATCAGGACTCTCTCTCTGACTGGAATGAACTTGCTTGTCACTTAAAAccattcttctttcctgcaaatgGGATGGTCAATGGACCACATTGTACAAGGACGATTATTAAAGAATTAATCCATGTAATAACAATGACTCTACTTAGTAGTACTGATTCCTGCAGGGCAGGTAACGTGAAGACGGTTCCCATTTCACGAGGAAGGAGCTACTGTGAAGCAAGTGCTTTCAGTAAGGAGCTGGTAAGAAATG gtaaaaataaaatggagagtTCTGGCTTACCACGGGGCTGTCTCCTTTATAAAACCCTTCAGGCTCAGATGCTGGACATGCTGGATATTGAGGGACTTTATCCTTTGTACAATAGAGTTGAACAGTACTTAGAGGAGTTTCCTGAGGAGAG AAGTACATCACAGATAGATGGACCTTACAATGAAGCATTTTATGAGAAACTTCTAGATCTTTCAACGGAAGATGATGGAACAGAAGCATTTGCGTTTACAAAG GTTCAGCAGTACAGAGTAGCAATGACAGCTAAGGACTGCTCCATCATGATTTCCCTTTCACCTTGTCTACAGGATGAATG CTCTGCTCAAAGGCCTGTCGTTCTGGCATCCAAATCCAGATTCACCTTTTCAGTTTCTGTCCTGGACCTAGATCTTAAGCCATATGAAAGCATTCCACATCAGAACAAACTTGATGGCAAGATAGTAAACTATTATTTGAAGAATGTACAGGCCAAAGATGATCCAATGATGTCAAATCTGTTCAAGGAGAATGAAGACTGCACATTAGTTCTCCATAAAGTGTAA
- the IPPK gene encoding inositol-pentakisphosphate 2-kinase isoform X7, producing MPVASGAHLNLQGEIQVLEVVQLPLDFVKQLCLKIQSERPESRCDKDLDTLSGYAMCLPNLTRLQTYHFVEHRPILCVEIKPKCGFIPFSSHVSQEIKHKVCRYCMHQHLKVANGKWKRLSKYCPLDLFSGNKQRMHFALKSLLQEAQNNLKIFKNGELIYGCKDDQDSLSDWNELACHLKPFFFPANGMVNGPHCTRTIIKELIHVITMTLLSSTDSCRAGNVKTVPISRGRSYCEASAFSKELVRNGKNKMESSGLPRGCLLYKTLQAQMLDMLDIEGLYPLYNRVEQYLEEFPEERSTSQIDGPYNEAFYEKLLDLSTEDDGTEAFAFTKVQQYRVAMTAKDCSIMISLSPCLQDECSAQRPVVLASKSRFTFSVSVLDLDLKPYESIPHQNKLDGKIVNYYLKNVQAKDDPMMSNLFKENEDCTLVLHKV from the exons ATGCCTGTGGCATCAGGGGCCCACCTAAACTTGCAAGGAGAGATACAGGTTTTG GAAGTTGTTCAGCTACCTTTGGACTTTGTAAAACAGCTTTGTTTAAAGATCCAGTCTGAGAGGCCAG AGTCTCGCTGTGATAAAGACTTGGACACTCTTAGTGGCTATGCTATGTGCCTTCCTAACCTCACCAGGCTGCAGACCTATCATTTTGTGGAACACCGGCCAATCCTCTGTGTGGAGATCAAG CCGAAATGTGGGTTCATTCCTTTCTCTAGCCATGTTTCGCAGGAGATAAAGCACAAGGTGTGTCGTTATTGCATGCATCAGCACCTAAAG GTAGCAAATGGAAAATGGAAGCGATTGAGCAAATACTGTCCCCTAGATCTCTTCTCAGG AAATAAACAGAGAATGCACTTTGCCTTGAAAAGCTTATTACAGGAGGCacagaacaatttaaaaatatttaag AATGGTGAACTAATTTATGGCTGTAAGGATGATCAGGACTCTCTCTCTGACTGGAATGAACTTGCTTGTCACTTAAAAccattcttctttcctgcaaatgGGATGGTCAATGGACCACATTGTACAAGGACGATTATTAAAGAATTAATCCATGTAATAACAATGACTCTACTTAGTAGTACTGATTCCTGCAGGGCAGGTAACGTGAAGACGGTTCCCATTTCACGAGGAAGGAGCTACTGTGAAGCAAGTGCTTTCAGTAAGGAGCTGGTAAGAAATG gtaaaaataaaatggagagtTCTGGCTTACCACGGGGCTGTCTCCTTTATAAAACCCTTCAGGCTCAGATGCTGGACATGCTGGATATTGAGGGACTTTATCCTTTGTACAATAGAGTTGAACAGTACTTAGAGGAGTTTCCTGAGGAGAG AAGTACATCACAGATAGATGGACCTTACAATGAAGCATTTTATGAGAAACTTCTAGATCTTTCAACGGAAGATGATGGAACAGAAGCATTTGCGTTTACAAAG GTTCAGCAGTACAGAGTAGCAATGACAGCTAAGGACTGCTCCATCATGATTTCCCTTTCACCTTGTCTACAGGATGAATG CTCTGCTCAAAGGCCTGTCGTTCTGGCATCCAAATCCAGATTCACCTTTTCAGTTTCTGTCCTGGACCTAGATCTTAAGCCATATGAAAGCATTCCACATCAGAACAAACTTGATGGCAAGATAGTAAACTATTATTTGAAGAATGTACAGGCCAAAGATGATCCAATGATGTCAAATCTGTTCAAGGAGAATGAAGACTGCACATTAGTTCTCCATAAAGTGTAA
- the IPPK gene encoding inositol-pentakisphosphate 2-kinase isoform X3, whose product MPQLFCWQKAPEEILRHLQNIVDFGKHVMKQFFGEKYVHYGEVVQLPLDFVKQLCLKIQSERPESRCDKDLDTLSGYAMCLPNLTRLQTYHFVEHRPILCVEIKPKCGFIPFSSHVSQEIKHKVCRYCMHQHLKVANGKWKRLSKYCPLDLFSGNKQRMHFALKSLLQEAQNNLKIFKNGELIYGCKDDQDSLSDWNELACHLKPFFFPANGMVNGPHCTRTIIKELIHVITMTLLSSTDSCRAGNVKTVPISRGRSYCEASAFSKELVRNGKNKMESSGLPRGCLLYKTLQAQMLDMLDIEGLYPLYNRVEQYLEEFPEERSTSQIDGPYNEAFYEKLLDLSTEDDGTEAFAFTKVQQYRVAMTAKDCSIMISLSPCLQDECSAQRPVVLASKSRFTFSVSVLDLDLKPYESIPHQNKLDGKIVNYYLKNVQAKDDPMMSNLFKENEDCTLVLHKV is encoded by the exons ATGCCCCAactgttttgttggcaaaag GCACCAGAGGAAATCTTACGCCACCTGCAAAACATAGTAGACTTTGGAAAACACGTCATGAAACAGTTTTTTGGGGAGAAATATGTTCATTATGGG GAAGTTGTTCAGCTACCTTTGGACTTTGTAAAACAGCTTTGTTTAAAGATCCAGTCTGAGAGGCCAG AGTCTCGCTGTGATAAAGACTTGGACACTCTTAGTGGCTATGCTATGTGCCTTCCTAACCTCACCAGGCTGCAGACCTATCATTTTGTGGAACACCGGCCAATCCTCTGTGTGGAGATCAAG CCGAAATGTGGGTTCATTCCTTTCTCTAGCCATGTTTCGCAGGAGATAAAGCACAAGGTGTGTCGTTATTGCATGCATCAGCACCTAAAG GTAGCAAATGGAAAATGGAAGCGATTGAGCAAATACTGTCCCCTAGATCTCTTCTCAGG AAATAAACAGAGAATGCACTTTGCCTTGAAAAGCTTATTACAGGAGGCacagaacaatttaaaaatatttaag AATGGTGAACTAATTTATGGCTGTAAGGATGATCAGGACTCTCTCTCTGACTGGAATGAACTTGCTTGTCACTTAAAAccattcttctttcctgcaaatgGGATGGTCAATGGACCACATTGTACAAGGACGATTATTAAAGAATTAATCCATGTAATAACAATGACTCTACTTAGTAGTACTGATTCCTGCAGGGCAGGTAACGTGAAGACGGTTCCCATTTCACGAGGAAGGAGCTACTGTGAAGCAAGTGCTTTCAGTAAGGAGCTGGTAAGAAATG gtaaaaataaaatggagagtTCTGGCTTACCACGGGGCTGTCTCCTTTATAAAACCCTTCAGGCTCAGATGCTGGACATGCTGGATATTGAGGGACTTTATCCTTTGTACAATAGAGTTGAACAGTACTTAGAGGAGTTTCCTGAGGAGAG AAGTACATCACAGATAGATGGACCTTACAATGAAGCATTTTATGAGAAACTTCTAGATCTTTCAACGGAAGATGATGGAACAGAAGCATTTGCGTTTACAAAG GTTCAGCAGTACAGAGTAGCAATGACAGCTAAGGACTGCTCCATCATGATTTCCCTTTCACCTTGTCTACAGGATGAATG CTCTGCTCAAAGGCCTGTCGTTCTGGCATCCAAATCCAGATTCACCTTTTCAGTTTCTGTCCTGGACCTAGATCTTAAGCCATATGAAAGCATTCCACATCAGAACAAACTTGATGGCAAGATAGTAAACTATTATTTGAAGAATGTACAGGCCAAAGATGATCCAATGATGTCAAATCTGTTCAAGGAGAATGAAGACTGCACATTAGTTCTCCATAAAGTGTAA